The following coding sequences are from one Malaciobacter pacificus window:
- a CDS encoding YgjP-like metallopeptidase domain-containing protein, with protein MKQIAHYPKNIQEQVKSLIDNNKLTNYIKSKYPTKHNYSNDKALYNYVMDIKNRYFKKYQISKAIYDGKINVIDNALGMHTFVSRVQGGKLKAKNEIRVASMFKNMPEDFLEMIVVHELSHFKEKEHNKAFYDMCTYVMPNYHQIELDLRIYLIHLDRFGKLY; from the coding sequence TTGAAACAAATCGCGCACTATCCAAAAAATATTCAAGAACAAGTCAAATCTTTAATTGACAACAATAAACTAACTAACTATATAAAATCAAAATATCCAACTAAACATAATTACTCAAATGATAAAGCATTATATAATTATGTAATGGATATCAAAAATAGATACTTTAAAAAATACCAAATTTCTAAAGCTATTTATGATGGAAAAATAAATGTTATTGACAATGCTTTAGGAATGCATACTTTTGTTTCAAGAGTTCAAGGTGGAAAACTAAAAGCAAAAAATGAAATCAGAGTTGCTAGCATGTTTAAAAATATGCCTGAAGATTTTTTAGAGATGATAGTTGTTCATGAATTATCTCACTTCAAAGAAAAAGAGCATAACAAAGCTTTTTATGATATGTGTACTTATGTTATGCCTAACTATCATCAAATTGAACTTGATTTAAGAATTTATCTTATTCATTTAGATAGATTTGGGAAGCTATATTAA
- a CDS encoding AraC family transcriptional regulator — MKKDTMQKRAKIANDLMNYIYKYIDTDINIDELSHDLKVSKFHLHRIFKDEFGKNIYETIKDIRLLKASNLLISNKNSTITEISKMTGYSSQTSFLRAFKQRFNMTPKQWKKDGYKTYSNDILKDSSSAINSKANFEDLKVEIVKMSEMKAYYIRHQGYDKSISSSWQKLQTWIYSNEISEFTQIGLHHDNPIITNLKECQYVACMKTEQVVKNSSLPTLTIPKGVYAKFSVSGVYGDVLKLIQWVYHKWLINSGYETSTNPSYTIYHKNHFLSNDGEFILDYYVPISFV, encoded by the coding sequence ATGAAAAAAGATACAATGCAAAAAAGAGCTAAAATAGCCAACGATTTAATGAATTATATTTATAAATATATTGATACAGACATAAATATTGATGAACTATCACATGATTTAAAAGTAAGTAAATTTCATCTTCACAGAATATTCAAAGATGAATTTGGAAAAAATATTTATGAAACTATTAAAGATATAAGATTATTAAAAGCATCAAATCTATTAATATCAAATAAAAATTCAACAATTACAGAAATATCAAAAATGACAGGATATAGTTCTCAGACTTCATTTTTAAGAGCTTTTAAACAGCGATTTAATATGACACCAAAACAGTGGAAAAAAGATGGCTATAAAACTTACTCTAATGATATTTTAAAAGATTCCTCAAGTGCAATAAATTCAAAGGCAAATTTTGAAGATTTAAAAGTTGAAATTGTAAAAATGAGCGAAATGAAAGCCTATTATATAAGACATCAAGGTTACGATAAATCAATAAGTAGCAGCTGGCAAAAACTTCAAACTTGGATTTACTCAAATGAAATTTCTGAGTTTACTCAAATAGGGCTTCACCATGATAATCCAATTATTACAAATCTAAAAGAGTGTCAATATGTTGCTTGTATGAAAACTGAACAGGTAGTTAAAAACTCATCATTACCAACATTAACTATCCCAAAAGGAGTTTATGCAAAATTTAGTGTAAGTGGAGTATATGGAGATGTTTTAAAACTAATTCAATGGGTTTATCATAAATGGCTTATAAATAGTGGATATGAAACTTCCACAAATCCTTCATATACAATTTATCACAAAAACCACTTTTTATCAAATGATGGAGAGTTTATTTTAGATTATTATGTTCCAATTAGTTTTGTTTAA
- a CDS encoding PLP-dependent aminotransferase family protein gives MKRSFVREILESIDNETISFAGGLPNEKLFPSKELKKCASKVLKNKEIYQYGLSNGIKELRQKIAKMYCNSGFKTNEENILITTGSQQAMFIISKYFENKSITLEKPSYLGAINIFKLNHIKMKEVDLKKDGIDIKKFEKSFAKTKLAYLIPDFQNPTSTTYSKTKRDEVAKIIKKYDGILIEDSPYSELYFEKKETLISSQIPNNSFHLGSFSKTLSPSLRIGWIRASKELIDSLIIIKESIDLHSSGISQYILNEYLKDDANFEKHTQKIRDDYQDKMEYFCKCLDKYLPTFKYTKPKGGMFIYGSFKKIDTFELVKKAMKEKVLFVPGNQFYTNKEKINNEIRFNYTNSSKKDIKKGIKTISKLI, from the coding sequence ATGAAAAGATCATTTGTAAGAGAAATATTAGAATCAATTGATAATGAAACCATTTCATTTGCGGGTGGTTTACCAAATGAAAAACTCTTTCCATCAAAAGAGTTAAAAAAATGTGCATCAAAAGTTCTAAAAAATAAAGAGATTTACCAATATGGCCTAAGTAATGGAATAAAAGAATTAAGACAAAAAATTGCAAAGATGTATTGTAATAGTGGATTTAAAACAAATGAAGAGAATATTTTAATTACAACAGGAAGTCAACAAGCTATGTTTATTATTTCAAAATATTTTGAAAATAAGAGTATAACTTTAGAAAAACCTTCTTATTTAGGTGCTATAAATATCTTTAAATTAAATCATATAAAAATGAAAGAAGTTGATTTAAAAAAAGATGGAATAGATATAAAAAAGTTTGAAAAATCATTTGCTAAAACTAAACTTGCGTATTTAATTCCTGATTTTCAAAATCCAACTTCTACAACATATAGTAAAACAAAAAGAGATGAAGTTGCAAAAATCATTAAAAAATATGATGGAATTTTAATAGAAGATAGTCCCTATAGTGAGCTTTATTTTGAGAAAAAAGAGACTTTAATTAGTTCTCAAATTCCAAATAATAGTTTTCACTTAGGAAGCTTTTCAAAAACACTAAGTCCAAGTTTAAGAATAGGATGGATTAGAGCGTCAAAAGAATTAATAGATTCATTAATTATTATTAAAGAATCTATTGACTTACATTCAAGTGGAATATCTCAATACATCTTAAATGAATATTTAAAAGATGATGCAAACTTTGAAAAACATACTCAAAAGATAAGAGATGATTATCAAGATAAAATGGAGTATTTCTGTAAATGTTTAGATAAATATCTTCCCACTTTTAAATATACAAAACCAAAGGGAGGAATGTTTATTTATGGAAGTTTCAAAAAAATTGATACATTTGAATTGGTAAAAAAAGCGATGAAAGAGAAAGTATTATTTGTACCTGGAAATCAATTTTATACAAACAAAGAGAAAATAAATAATGAAATTCGATTTAATTATACGAACTCAAGTAAAAAAGATATAAAAAAAGGAATTAAAACTATCTCTAAATTAATTTAG
- a CDS encoding nitrite/sulfite reductase, giving the protein MEKELSDLEKLKASRNPLRVVDDMFKEANEGIPLKDEYIGLLKWYGMYPHINHDGREDKKYFMKRIKLTDTKMNLEQLEVMAKIGLDYAQGLVDFTDRQNVQFHYIEMKDIPAIFELLESVGLTSRMASGDGPRPIMTSPVGGIDPEEIIDASVIAKQVDTYFDENEDRFCNFPRKYKIGISGCSKHAVAHEIQDVAFTAFKDENGEVLFDLTLAGGLSKSKQIAYRANRYVKPEQVLDVAVVCAEIFRDNGNRHNRNKARVRHLVNEWGLEKFVDAIEEKLGYKLQEGTVEPAITPFNERDHFGIHKAKQEGESFIGFATNSGRVAGVDFKAMSDICKKYNAGGIALTSTQNFIVYGVKDEVAQALADEFDALGYPYKPTPFRARLQSCTGIEFCKFGITETKEFAKKVVVELEQKNPEFNEPLMIAISGCGNGCSQPQIADIGFVGTKVRDEEGNRVEGYDVLLGGHLQGEKLSRIAKKTGVKVQATKLVDFVTDLITEYNIDNLGQNSFKDYLNTVELSK; this is encoded by the coding sequence ATGGAAAAAGAGTTATCTGATTTAGAGAAATTAAAGGCTTCAAGAAATCCTTTAAGAGTTGTTGATGATATGTTTAAAGAAGCAAATGAAGGGATTCCTTTAAAAGATGAGTATATTGGTCTTTTAAAATGGTATGGAATGTATCCACATATTAACCATGATGGAAGAGAAGATAAAAAATACTTCATGAAAAGAATTAAACTTACTGATACAAAAATGAATTTAGAGCAATTAGAAGTAATGGCTAAGATTGGTTTAGATTATGCTCAAGGATTAGTAGACTTCACAGATAGACAAAATGTTCAGTTTCACTATATTGAAATGAAAGATATACCTGCAATTTTTGAATTATTAGAGAGTGTTGGTTTAACTTCAAGAATGGCATCAGGTGATGGACCAAGACCAATTATGACTTCACCAGTTGGTGGAATTGACCCTGAAGAGATTATTGATGCAAGTGTGATTGCTAAACAAGTAGATACATACTTTGATGAAAATGAAGATAGATTCTGTAATTTCCCAAGAAAATATAAAATAGGTATTTCAGGATGTTCAAAACACGCTGTTGCCCATGAGATTCAAGATGTTGCATTTACAGCATTTAAAGATGAAAATGGTGAAGTATTATTTGATTTAACACTTGCAGGTGGATTATCAAAATCAAAACAAATTGCATATAGAGCAAATAGATATGTAAAACCAGAACAAGTTTTAGATGTAGCTGTTGTTTGTGCTGAAATCTTTAGAGACAATGGTAATAGACATAATAGAAACAAAGCAAGAGTTAGACACTTAGTTAATGAGTGGGGATTAGAAAAGTTTGTTGATGCTATTGAAGAAAAACTTGGATATAAACTACAAGAGGGAACTGTAGAGCCTGCAATTACTCCATTTAATGAAAGAGACCATTTTGGTATTCACAAGGCAAAACAAGAGGGTGAATCATTTATAGGATTTGCTACAAACTCAGGAAGAGTTGCTGGTGTTGACTTTAAAGCAATGAGTGATATTTGTAAAAAATATAATGCAGGTGGAATAGCTCTTACTTCAACTCAAAACTTTATTGTATATGGTGTTAAAGATGAGGTAGCTCAAGCTTTAGCTGATGAGTTTGATGCACTTGGATATCCATATAAACCAACTCCATTTAGAGCAAGATTACAATCATGTACAGGGATTGAGTTTTGTAAATTTGGTATAACTGAAACTAAAGAGTTTGCTAAAAAAGTAGTTGTAGAGTTAGAACAAAAAAATCCAGAATTTAATGAACCATTAATGATTGCAATTTCAGGGTGTGGAAATGGATGTTCTCAACCACAAATTGCCGATATTGGTTTTGTAGGAACTAAAGTTAGAGATGAAGAGGGTAATAGAGTAGAGGGGTATGATGTACTTCTTGGTGGTCATTTACAAGGTGAAAAACTAAGTAGAATTGCAAAAAAAACTGGTGTAAAAGTACAAGCTACTAAATTAGTTGATTTTGTAACAGATTTAATTACTGAATATAATATTGATAATTTAGGTCAAAATAGTTTTAAAGATTATCTTAACACAGTTGAACTTTCAAAATAA
- a CDS encoding peptidase M42 gives MANSFQNEPIKNFVPFFDLLKQLIRVPSVTGAEHSFLLYLKRELEEIGISTQYYDGLLVASGNNPKNGMLSAHIDRHGVICTGPDEFQFAAFLAKNQSDLKGNSLSEQTYQLIASRYINQQVQAYEPYSGLYLGIGKIVDVYIDKRVDNLFFKIDGLSHLLPGTPVAFSDKLKKQDDLISAQLDNVISAAIIIYLYQNGYQGTAFFTAQEEAGKSWRYVYEWFKKNELNTDELLVLDTSPFDTRAEADAMQIVLRNQDANAKFKSVILKQLKQYCRKNKIDFICKDKFIQEKNKIRKEKGQEPLTLGSTELGRIVKESKGLIQGTTLQIPTTGYHTVEETASIKSVKTVINILSDFYINNKIEKKV, from the coding sequence TTGGCTAATTCATTTCAAAATGAACCAATTAAAAATTTTGTACCGTTTTTTGATTTGTTAAAACAACTTATTAGAGTTCCTTCTGTTACAGGAGCGGAACACTCATTTTTATTATATTTAAAAAGAGAATTAGAAGAGATTGGTATTAGTACACAATATTATGATGGTCTACTTGTTGCAAGTGGTAATAATCCTAAAAATGGAATGCTAAGTGCACATATAGATAGACATGGCGTTATTTGTACGGGACCGGATGAATTCCAATTTGCAGCATTTCTAGCAAAAAATCAGTCTGATTTAAAAGGGAACTCACTTTCAGAACAAACATATCAACTAATAGCTTCTAGATATATAAACCAACAAGTTCAAGCATATGAACCTTATAGTGGATTATATTTAGGTATTGGAAAAATTGTTGATGTTTATATTGATAAAAGAGTTGATAACCTATTTTTTAAAATAGATGGATTATCTCACCTTTTACCTGGAACTCCTGTTGCTTTTAGTGATAAACTAAAAAAGCAAGATGATTTAATAAGTGCTCAACTTGATAATGTTATTAGTGCAGCTATTATTATCTATTTATATCAAAATGGATATCAAGGTACTGCATTTTTTACAGCACAAGAAGAGGCCGGTAAATCTTGGAGATATGTATATGAATGGTTTAAGAAAAATGAACTAAATACAGATGAACTGTTAGTTTTAGATACAAGTCCATTTGATACAAGAGCAGAAGCTGATGCAATGCAAATAGTTTTAAGAAATCAAGATGCAAATGCTAAATTTAAATCTGTTATTTTAAAACAATTAAAACAGTATTGTAGAAAAAACAAAATTGATTTTATTTGTAAAGACAAATTTATTCAAGAAAAAAATAAAATTAGAAAAGAAAAAGGACAAGAGCCTTTAACTTTAGGAAGTACAGAACTTGGTAGAATTGTCAAAGAATCAAAGGGATTGATTCAAGGAACAACCTTACAAATACCAACAACAGGTTATCATACAGTAGAAGAAACAGCATCAATTAAGTCTGTAAAAACTGTGATAAACATATTAAGTGATTTTTATATTAACAACAAAATAGAGAAAAAGGTTTAA
- a CDS encoding ester cyclase gives MKKMTNKEIVKLYYDELWNKQKKEYIDILFDDNITFHGSLNINTKGKKEFENYMETILTGIPNLFHSIVSLVDENDQIAVRALYNGRHTGKLFDYEASNNKIQYNGASFFKFRDGKIVDIWVLGDLNTLTKQLS, from the coding sequence ATGAAGAAGATGACGAATAAAGAGATTGTAAAACTTTATTATGATGAACTATGGAATAAACAAAAAAAAGAGTACATAGATATTTTATTTGATGATAATATTACATTTCATGGTTCTTTAAATATCAATACAAAAGGTAAAAAAGAGTTTGAAAACTATATGGAAACTATTTTAACAGGTATTCCAAATCTTTTTCACTCAATTGTAAGTTTAGTTGATGAAAATGACCAAATAGCAGTTAGAGCTTTATACAATGGAAGACATACGGGAAAACTATTTGATTATGAAGCTAGTAATAATAAAATCCAATACAATGGTGCATCATTTTTTAAATTTAGAGATGGAAAAATTGTAGATATTTGGGTACTTGGTGATTTAAATACTTTAACGAAACAGCTTTCATGA
- a CDS encoding 2OG-Fe(II) oxygenase, with product MTQISNEVFCEDFLLDFDIQTKLLPNPYYDLPFLIIEDFFTQKECELINEIIKDDDDFEKAQVLIQEAVVTSKTNEKIRKTNIYKLDNILLNLYNERFNSYQKQIEDYFKLAISSSTNVQVLEYKKDSFYMMHSDDSSMLFKDEKLVGFVPVTNERKVSTVLFTTSCEDEIDKNSFQGGELLFNFLYDINGNQIKVKPKAGNMVVFLSNPYFTHEVLKVKQGRRISLVQWHNAIVN from the coding sequence ATGACGCAAATAAGTAATGAAGTTTTTTGTGAAGATTTTCTATTAGATTTTGATATTCAAACAAAACTATTACCAAACCCATATTATGATTTACCATTTTTAATAATTGAAGATTTTTTCACACAAAAAGAGTGTGAATTAATCAATGAGATAATAAAAGATGATGATGATTTTGAAAAAGCACAAGTCTTAATTCAAGAAGCAGTTGTTACTAGTAAAACTAATGAAAAAATTAGAAAAACAAATATCTATAAACTAGATAATATTTTATTAAATTTATATAATGAAAGATTTAATTCATATCAAAAACAAATAGAAGACTATTTTAAATTAGCTATTAGTTCATCAACTAATGTACAAGTACTAGAATATAAAAAAGACTCATTTTATATGATGCATAGTGATGATTCTAGTATGCTTTTCAAAGATGAAAAGTTAGTTGGATTTGTTCCTGTTACAAATGAGAGAAAAGTATCTACTGTTTTATTTACAACTTCATGTGAAGATGAAATAGATAAAAACTCTTTTCAAGGAGGAGAGCTTTTGTTTAACTTTTTATATGACATAAATGGAAATCAAATAAAAGTTAAACCAAAAGCTGGGAATATGGTAGTATTCTTAAGTAATCCCTACTTCACTCATGAAGTATTAAAAGTAAAACAAGGTAGACGAATTTCCCTTGTTCAATGGCACAATGCCATAGTTAACTAA
- a CDS encoding DsrE family protein, whose protein sequence is MIKKFLVFVSALFLSANLYANENSAKGLNVIVTSADNQTQMMAMVLATMAKKAGKEVNITLCSSAGDLADKNMKSATLKPKDKSPKMLLNGLIKNGASVKVCPLYLPNAGKDTSVLMDGISVAKPNEVAASLLNKDFQNLSY, encoded by the coding sequence ATGATTAAAAAGTTTTTAGTATTTGTAAGTGCTCTTTTTTTATCTGCTAATTTATATGCAAATGAAAATAGTGCAAAGGGATTAAATGTAATTGTTACATCAGCAGATAATCAAACTCAAATGATGGCAATGGTATTAGCTACAATGGCTAAAAAAGCAGGAAAAGAAGTAAATATTACTTTATGTTCAAGTGCAGGGGATTTAGCTGATAAAAATATGAAAAGTGCTACTTTAAAGCCAAAAGATAAATCACCAAAAATGCTATTAAATGGTTTAATTAAAAATGGTGCATCAGTTAAAGTTTGTCCTTTATATTTACCAAATGCAGGGAAAGATACTTCTGTATTAATGGATGGAATTAGTGTTGCAAAACCAAATGAGGTTGCAGCTTCTTTATTAAATAAAGATTTCCAAAATTTAAGTTACTAA
- a CDS encoding phytanoyl-CoA dioxygenase family protein, with amino-acid sequence MILTPQQLKEFEENGFLVIKNFAPQQLCEDILNKAKEHLQAKIAPIESEQEYLNLDEKKITVRRLRQVYQREEIFRNWMTYREIRPILKQVLNDTPILTLAHHNSIMTKLPKESTRTYWHQDRRYWHFENDNLVSVWLALGDEFLDNGLLEFIPKSHKMNFTPDRFDEDSNFLDENKQNIELIKQKTSTPLEKGDIVLFHCKTLHHASKNSTDTPKISFVYTVRAKSNKPISNTRSDFEEVELD; translated from the coding sequence ATGATATTAACACCTCAACAACTAAAAGAGTTTGAAGAGAATGGCTTTTTAGTTATTAAAAACTTTGCACCACAACAATTATGTGAAGATATACTAAATAAAGCCAAAGAACACTTACAAGCAAAAATAGCACCCATAGAGTCTGAACAAGAGTATTTAAACCTTGATGAGAAAAAAATTACAGTAAGAAGATTACGACAAGTTTATCAAAGAGAAGAGATTTTTAGAAATTGGATGACATATAGAGAAATAAGACCTATTTTAAAACAGGTTTTAAATGACACACCTATATTAACACTTGCACACCATAATTCAATAATGACAAAACTTCCAAAAGAGAGTACTAGAACTTATTGGCATCAAGATAGAAGATATTGGCATTTTGAAAATGACAATTTAGTTTCAGTTTGGCTTGCCCTTGGTGATGAGTTTTTAGATAATGGTTTATTGGAGTTTATTCCAAAAAGTCATAAAATGAATTTCACACCTGATAGATTTGATGAGGACTCAAATTTCTTAGATGAGAATAAACAAAATATAGAATTAATTAAACAAAAAACATCAACTCCACTAGAAAAAGGAGATATTGTTTTATTTCATTGTAAGACTTTACACCATGCAAGTAAAAATAGTACAGATACTCCAAAAATATCATTTGTTTATACAGTAAGAGCAAAGAGTAATAAGCCTATTTCAAATACTAGAAGTGATTTTGAGGAAGTAGAACTTGACTAA